A section of the Citrus sinensis cultivar Valencia sweet orange chromosome 8, DVS_A1.0, whole genome shotgun sequence genome encodes:
- the LOC102621179 gene encoding root phototropism protein 3 translates to MWESESESLGGRDYGNGVLSSTKLSVKTDGFELRGQSWYVATDIPSDFLVQIGDVNFHLHKYPLLSRSGKMNRLIYESRDSELNKIVLDDLPGGPEAFELAAKFCYGIAVDLTASNISGLRCAAEYLEMTEDLEEGNLIFKTEAFLSYVVLSSWRDSIIVLKSCEKLSPWAENLQIVRRCSESIAWKACANPKGIRWAYTGRPPKISSPKWNDMKDSSPSRSQPVPPDWWFEDVSILRIDHFVRVITAIKVKGMRFELIGAAIMHYAAKWLTGLIRESSGSADEISSCSASNSNGSCSSWKGGLHMIVAGMKDDPPTVQAKDQRMIIESLISIIPPQKDSVSCSFLLRLLRMANMLKVAPALVTELEKRVGMQFEQATLADLLIPAYSKGETLYDVDLVQRLLEHFLVQEQTESSSPSRQSFSDKHMYDASQRGNGTSAKMRVARLVDGYLTEVARDRNLSLTKFQVLAEALPESARTCDDGLYRAIDSYLKAHPTLSEHERKRLCRVMDCQKLSIDACMHAAQNERLPLRIVVQVLFSEQIKISNAMANSTLKEAGESQYQPMISNRKSLLEATPQSFQEGWATAKKDINTLKFELESVKAKYLELQNDMETLQRQFDKLTKQKQTSAWTSGWKKLGKLTKMTATDHQDIRPQVPNAAEQTRKTPRRWRNSIS, encoded by the exons ATGTGGGAATCTGAGAGTGAATCACTTGGAGGCAGAGATTATGGTAACGGAGTTCTTAGCTCAACTAAACTTAGTGTCAAGACTGATGGGTTTGAGCTTAGAGGCCAATCTTG GTATGTTGCTACTGATATTCCAAGTGACTTTCTTGTTCAAATTGGAGATGTTAATTTTCACTTACACAAG TATCCTCTGCTTTCTAGGAGTGGAAAGATGAATAGACTTATATATGAATCGCGTGACTCGGAACTGAACAAGATTGTTTTGGATGATCTTCCGGGAGGGCCAGAGGCGTTTGAGCTAGCGGCAAAATTCTGCTATGGGATTGCGGTTGATCTAACAGCATCAAATATCTCTGGCCTAAGATGTGCTGCTGAGTATCTTGAAATGACTGAGGACTTAGAAGAAGGCAATCTTATATTCAAAACTGAAGCTTTTCTCAGTTATGTTGTTTTGTCTTCGTGGAGAGACTCTATAATTGTATTGAAGAGCTGTGAAAAGCTCTCACCATGGGCTGAAAATCTTCAAATTGTGCGAAGATGTAGTGAGTCGATAGCTTGGAAGGCTTGTGCTAATCCGAAAGGGATAAGATGGGCATATACTGGGAGACCGCCTAAAATTTCCAGCCCCAAATGGAATGATATGAAAGATTCAAGTCCAAGCAGAAGTCAGCCAGTTCCTCCTGATTGGTGGTTTGAAGATGTTTCGATTCTCAGGATTGATCACTTTGTTAGGGTCATTACAGCAATTAAAGTAAAGGGTATGAGATTTGAGCTGATTGGAGCTGCAATAATGCATTATGCGGCAAAATGGCTTACGGGTTTGATAAGAGAAAGTTCAGGGTCAGCAGATGAAATAAGCAGCTGTAGTGCTAGCAATAGTAATGGTAGTTGTAGTAGTTGGAAAGGTGGACTTCATATGATCGTGGCAGGGATGAAGGATGATCCTCCAACCGTTCAGGCTAAAGATCAACGGATGATAATCGAGAGCCTTATCAGCATAATTCCACCACAGAAAGACAGTGTGTCATGTAGCTTCCTTCTTAGGCTCTTGAGAATGGCAAACATGTTAAAAGTAGCACCTGCTTTGGTGACTGAATTGGAGAAACGAGTGGGGATGCAGTTTGAGCAAGCTACATTGGCAGATCTTCTCATTCCTGCTTACAGTAAAGGTGAAACTCTATATGATGTGGATCTTGTTCAGAGGCTTTTGGAGCATTTTCTTGTTCAGGAGCAGACCGAAAGTTCGAGTCCTAGTAGGCAATCTTTTTCAGATAAACACATGTATGACGCAAGTCAAAGGGGAAATGGCACAAGTGCTAAGATGAGAGTGGCAAGGCTTGTTGATGGTTATCTTACAGAAGTGGCCAGAGATAGAAACCTGTCTTTGACGAAATTTCAGGTGTTGGCAGAGGCTTTACCTGAATCTGCAAGAACCTGTGATGATGGACTTTATCGAGCAATTGACTCTTACCTTAAg gcCCATCCAACGCTATCCGAGCATGAAAGGAAACGTCTCTGCCGTGTGATGGATTGCCAGAAACTGTCGATTGATGCTTGCATGCATGCCGCACAAAATGAAAGACTACCCCTAAGGATTGTAGTTCAAGTCCTTTTCTCTGAGCAGATAAAGATTAGCAATGCTATGGCCAACAGCACCCTGAAAGAAGCTGGAGAAAGTCAATACCAGCCAATGATATCAAACAGAAAATCTCTACTTGAAGCGACACCACAGTCATTCCAAGAAGGATGGGCAACTGCTAAGAAGGACATTAACACACTCAAATTTGAGCTAGAGAGTGTCAAGGCTAAGTATCTTGAACTTCAAAATGACATGGAGACTCTACAGAGACAGtttgataagttgacaaagcagAAACAAACTTCGGCATGGACTAGCGGGTGGAAGAAACTGGGCAAACTCACCAAGATGACAGCTACAGATCACCAGGATATAAGACCGCAGGTTCCGAATGCTGCAGAACAGACGAGAAAAACACCTAGAAGATGgagaaattcaatttcttga